A genomic window from Antedon mediterranea chromosome 4, ecAntMedi1.1, whole genome shotgun sequence includes:
- the LOC140047735 gene encoding uncharacterized protein: MAPKLDVDKLKKDLLQELTTSITETLNKAFDKLQEQISNIETRLDYLEQYSRRNNLRFYGLQDSTKSTDDLVAEVIRDKMGITFKSDDIEVSHRIGPITDKPRPIIVRFNSIRTRNNVFAAKSKLKGMPVYISEDLTKANFNLFWKVRHHDGVQRAWTNRCKIWALCKGEEKPKHIKNENDFKRLIAEH; encoded by the coding sequence ATGGCCCCGAAGTTAGATGTTGATAAGCTGAAGAAAGACTTGCTTCAGGAGCTGACTACTTCTATTACTGAGACATTAAACAAAGCATTTGATAAGCTGCAGGAGCAAATCAGTAATATTGAAACCAGATTGGACTATTTAGAACAATATTCACGTCGTAATAACCTTAGATTCTACGGTTTACAGGACTCGACAAAGTCAACTGATGATTTGGTGGCGGAGGTTATTCGCGACAAAATGGGTATCACTTTCAAGTCCGACGATATTGAAGTATCTCATCGAATCGGTCCTATTACTGACAAGCCTAGGCCAATAATTGTTCGGTTCAATTCAATCAGGACCCGTAACAATGTGTTTGCAGCCAAATCCAAACTGAAGGGTATGCCGGTTTATATCTCGGAAGACCTAACAAAAGCAAATTTCAATCTCTTTTGGAAGGTAAGACACCATGATGGAGTTCAACGTGCCTGGACTAACCGATGCAAGATATGGGCCCTGTGTAAAGGTGAAGAAAAACCCAAGCATATCAAGaatgaaaatgattttaaacGACTGATTGCTGAACATTAA